The following proteins are encoded in a genomic region of Sulfurimonas sp. HSL3-7:
- a CDS encoding ATP-grasp domain-containing protein, with the protein MQKRILFLGASQSQIAPIIYAKEQGHYVITCDYLPENPGHKLANEYHDISTTDKEAVLALAKRLNIDGIVAYASDPAAPTQAYVANYLGLPSNPYSSVLILSRKDLFKNFLKEHNFCVPESKAFYGYTEAKEWLDFVALPVIVKPVDSSGSKGVTQIKAKDELKSAFEYAMKYSKEKKVIVEEFFVKSGYQIGGDSFLVDGKVVFASYTNTHFDKNCNPMVPVGGSLPSVYEKPFLDKFHKELQRLMTLLKMKTGAINHEFQFDQNNNITIIEAGARNGGNLIPELVYHATGVNMVKYTVDAALGKDISSLKMKKPEGFYAYYVLHALQDGIVKDICFSDEIRKNIIQESIYIKKGDKVKQFRGSDCTLGIFIMKFRSEQEMIEKMDHMNAHIQVEIKGVDTFDL; encoded by the coding sequence ATGCAGAAGCGTATTTTATTTCTTGGAGCATCACAGTCTCAGATCGCACCTATTATATATGCAAAAGAGCAAGGCCATTATGTCATTACCTGCGATTATTTACCGGAAAATCCAGGCCATAAACTTGCAAATGAATACCATGATATTAGCACTACGGACAAAGAGGCTGTTTTGGCGCTTGCAAAAAGATTGAATATAGACGGTATCGTTGCTTACGCTTCTGACCCAGCAGCGCCAACGCAAGCCTATGTTGCCAATTATCTTGGGCTTCCTTCCAACCCATATTCTTCTGTATTGATTCTTTCCCGTAAAGATCTATTCAAAAATTTTCTCAAAGAACACAATTTTTGTGTTCCCGAATCAAAGGCATTTTATGGTTATACCGAGGCAAAAGAGTGGCTTGATTTCGTTGCACTGCCTGTTATAGTAAAACCTGTTGACTCTTCAGGCAGCAAAGGTGTTACTCAAATCAAAGCAAAGGACGAATTAAAGTCGGCATTTGAATATGCGATGAAATATTCTAAGGAAAAAAAAGTCATTGTCGAAGAGTTCTTTGTAAAAAGTGGTTATCAGATCGGGGGCGACAGTTTTTTAGTTGACGGCAAGGTGGTATTTGCAAGTTATACAAACACGCATTTTGACAAAAACTGTAATCCCATGGTTCCGGTAGGAGGGAGTCTGCCATCCGTTTACGAAAAGCCTTTTTTGGACAAATTCCATAAGGAACTACAAAGACTAATGACTCTATTAAAGATGAAAACAGGTGCAATTAATCACGAATTCCAATTTGATCAGAATAATAATATTACTATTATTGAGGCGGGTGCCAGAAATGGAGGGAATCTGATTCCGGAACTTGTCTATCATGCAACAGGGGTTAACATGGTCAAATATACTGTCGATGCCGCATTGGGCAAGGATATTTCCTCCTTGAAGATGAAAAAGCCGGAAGGTTTTTATGCCTATTATGTTTTACATGCATTGCAGGATGGTATAGTCAAAGATATTTGTTTTAGCGATGAAATCAGAAAAAATATTATCCAAGAGTCAATATATATAAAAAAAGGCGACAAAGTGAAACAATTTAGAGGTTCTGATTGTACTTTAGGTATATTTATCATGAAATTTCGCAGCGAACAAGAAATGATTGAAAAAATGGACCACATGAACGCACATATACAAGTAGAAATAAAAGGGGTTGATACTTTTGACTTGTAA
- a CDS encoding lysophospholipid acyltransferase family protein — translation MFSIEEILQSEHPKIFTYPKLITKPGISFLQLLFHEQHINDFLQNHPQSGIDFINNVLEHLEISYKTDNKEILNVPSIGKCIIVANHPLGALDALVLIQMLISVRQEKKIKIVANAMLSHIVQLEELLIPVDNISGKLTKESLHAIENALQNEELVIFFPAGEVSRANINGISDGKWKKGFLKFAKRTQSPILPIHIHARNSLTFYTASLIYKPFGAALLAHEMFKSKKSVFEFTIGELVAPQTVFSMNLPLKQHAKLFRKHLYKIAKGKKGFYKTEQCIAHPESRQLIKQELSSAEHLGTTTDNKLIYLVEYREAPTLMNEIGRLREYSFRKVGEGTGRHKDLDRYDEYYQHLVLWDDQALEVVGAYRLGECNWILSWSGKEGLYLNELCSMDEQHDQYLLEAVELGRSFVQPRYWGTRALDYLWQGIGAYLKHNPQIRYLMGPVSISASYPASARDAIVYFYSRYFAPMQKTLTARSPYRLSNITNKEFDELFDDNDYKTAFVQLKNYLAAFDVNVPTLFKQYSELCEEGGVTFFDFGIDSDFNDCVDGYILVDRQLMKASKQKRYIRSDTLNGG, via the coding sequence ATGTTTAGCATTGAAGAGATTTTACAAAGCGAGCATCCCAAAATTTTTACTTATCCAAAGCTGATAACCAAACCGGGCATCTCATTTTTGCAACTGCTTTTTCATGAACAGCATATCAATGATTTTTTGCAGAACCATCCTCAGAGTGGTATCGATTTTATCAATAATGTTTTGGAACACTTGGAGATATCCTATAAAACAGATAACAAAGAGATTCTCAATGTCCCCTCTATCGGTAAATGTATTATTGTCGCCAATCATCCTCTCGGCGCACTTGATGCTTTGGTCTTAATACAGATGCTCATATCTGTCCGCCAGGAGAAAAAGATCAAGATCGTAGCCAATGCCATGCTATCACACATAGTACAATTAGAAGAGCTTCTCATTCCTGTTGATAATATAAGCGGGAAACTGACAAAAGAGAGTCTGCATGCTATCGAAAACGCTTTGCAGAATGAAGAACTGGTCATCTTCTTTCCGGCAGGAGAGGTCTCTCGTGCCAATATTAACGGCATATCGGATGGCAAATGGAAAAAAGGGTTTTTGAAGTTTGCCAAACGTACCCAGTCTCCTATACTGCCTATACATATTCATGCACGCAACAGTTTGACCTTTTATACCGCATCATTGATCTACAAACCATTCGGCGCAGCACTGTTGGCCCACGAGATGTTCAAATCAAAAAAAAGCGTCTTTGAATTTACTATCGGTGAACTTGTAGCACCGCAAACCGTCTTCAGCATGAATCTCCCTCTGAAACAACATGCAAAACTGTTCCGAAAGCATCTTTACAAAATTGCCAAAGGCAAAAAGGGATTTTACAAGACCGAACAGTGCATAGCGCATCCCGAGTCTCGCCAGCTCATCAAACAGGAGCTAAGCAGTGCTGAGCATCTCGGCACTACCACAGACAATAAGCTCATCTATCTTGTCGAGTACCGTGAGGCTCCAACGCTTATGAATGAAATAGGGCGTCTGCGCGAATACAGTTTTCGAAAAGTAGGCGAGGGTACCGGTCGCCACAAAGACCTTGACAGATACGATGAGTACTACCAGCACCTGGTGCTGTGGGATGACCAGGCGTTGGAAGTCGTCGGCGCTTATCGTCTTGGAGAATGCAACTGGATCCTCTCGTGGTCAGGAAAAGAGGGGCTTTATCTCAATGAACTCTGCAGTATGGATGAACAGCATGACCAGTATCTCTTAGAAGCTGTAGAACTGGGACGAAGTTTTGTCCAGCCCCGCTACTGGGGAACGCGCGCACTTGACTATCTTTGGCAGGGTATCGGTGCCTATTTGAAACATAATCCACAGATACGCTATCTTATGGGGCCGGTAAGCATCAGTGCTTCTTACCCAGCCAGTGCCAGAGATGCTATCGTCTATTTTTACAGCCGCTATTTTGCTCCGATGCAAAAAACGCTTACCGCCCGCTCTCCCTATCGGCTCTCCAATATAACCAACAAAGAGTTTGACGAACTTTTTGACGACAATGACTATAAAACAGCCTTTGTCCAACTGAAAAACTACCTTGCCGCTTTTGATGTAAACGTACCGACACTGTTCAAACAGTATTCAGAACTATGCGAAGAGGGCGGTGTCACCTTTTTTGATTTTGGTATAGACAGTGATTTTAATGATTGCGTAGATGGTTACATTCTTGTAGACCGGCAGCTGATGAAAGCATCAAAACAGAAACGCTATATCCGTAGCGATACACTGAACGGTGGCTGA
- the rlmN gene encoding 23S rRNA (adenine(2503)-C(2))-methyltransferase RlmN, with amino-acid sequence MAETKPTILDYTKEELQTLVKPAFRAKQIFGWIYNSFVDSFDEMQNIPKALREELSEKFILNPLKILHKEESADGTIKYLFELPDGKTIETVWLKMKDAQYDDEGKLLHEAKHTVCVSTQVGCKVGCSFCLTAKGGFTRDLTPGEIVAQVLTVKKDNQHASNRRVNIVYMGMGEPLDNLDSLTKAIKIFKDEDGLAISGKRQTVSTSGISTKIDKLGEADLGVHIAISLHAVDDDLRTELIPMNKAYNIQSIIDAVKRFPIDTRKRVMFEYLVIKNRNDDLQSAKKLVKLLSGIKAKVNLIYFNPYPGSDYQRPSREDMVAFQEYLVNHGLLCTIRDSKGIDISAACGQLKETKENEKKELV; translated from the coding sequence GTGGCAGAGACAAAACCGACCATCCTTGACTATACCAAAGAGGAACTCCAGACCCTCGTCAAACCCGCCTTCCGTGCAAAACAGATCTTCGGCTGGATCTATAACAGCTTTGTCGACAGCTTCGACGAAATGCAGAACATCCCCAAAGCCCTCCGAGAAGAGCTCAGCGAAAAATTCATCCTCAATCCGCTCAAGATCCTGCACAAAGAGGAGTCTGCCGACGGTACCATCAAATACCTTTTCGAACTCCCTGACGGCAAGACCATCGAGACCGTATGGCTGAAGATGAAAGATGCCCAGTATGACGACGAAGGCAAACTGCTGCACGAGGCAAAGCACACCGTCTGCGTATCGACGCAGGTCGGCTGCAAGGTAGGGTGCAGCTTCTGTCTGACCGCAAAGGGGGGCTTCACCCGTGACCTTACTCCCGGCGAGATCGTCGCACAGGTGCTTACAGTCAAAAAAGACAACCAGCACGCCTCCAACCGCCGCGTCAACATCGTCTACATGGGGATGGGTGAGCCGCTCGACAACCTCGATAGCCTGACCAAGGCGATCAAGATCTTCAAAGACGAAGACGGTCTCGCCATCTCCGGCAAGCGCCAGACCGTCTCCACCAGCGGGATCAGTACCAAGATCGACAAACTGGGCGAGGCCGACCTGGGCGTCCATATCGCCATCTCGCTGCACGCCGTCGACGACGATCTTCGCACCGAACTGATCCCGATGAACAAAGCCTATAACATCCAGTCCATCATCGACGCAGTCAAACGTTTTCCTATTGACACCCGTAAACGGGTGATGTTCGAGTACCTGGTCATCAAGAACAGAAACGACGACCTTCAGTCGGCCAAAAAACTGGTCAAGCTTCTCAGCGGTATTAAGGCCAAGGTCAACCTGATCTACTTCAACCCCTATCCGGGGTCAGACTACCAACGCCCAAGCCGTGAAGACATGGTTGCGTTTCAGGAGTACCTTGTCAACCACGGTCTCCTCTGTACGATACGCGACTCGAAGGGGATCGATATCAGCGCTGCCTGCGGTCAGCTCAAAGAGACTAAAGAGAACGAGAAAAAGGAGTTGGTATGA
- a CDS encoding purine-nucleoside phosphorylase yields the protein MIICAGNNETFEFATPMGVGLVETAMNLTRLCLFDKPEFLLFVGTAGSYGKHNIFDIIESKTAANIELAFLQKKAYTPLDNVVSTQTEGKKDIIVNSSNYISTDAELVKKFLNFGVEIENMEFFSVLRIAQEFDIPAGGVFCVTNYCDENAHADFLKNHDEAKEKLTRHVKQRIKELTAR from the coding sequence GTGATCATCTGCGCCGGCAACAACGAGACCTTCGAGTTCGCCACGCCGATGGGCGTCGGCCTGGTCGAAACAGCGATGAACCTGACCCGCCTCTGCCTCTTTGACAAACCCGAATTCCTGCTCTTTGTCGGAACGGCCGGCTCTTACGGCAAACACAATATCTTCGATATCATCGAGTCTAAAACGGCGGCCAATATCGAGCTGGCATTTTTGCAGAAAAAGGCCTATACGCCGCTCGACAATGTCGTCAGTACCCAGACAGAAGGGAAAAAGGACATCATCGTCAACTCCTCCAATTACATCTCCACCGATGCGGAACTGGTCAAAAAGTTCCTGAACTTCGGTGTCGAGATAGAGAACATGGAGTTCTTCAGTGTGCTGCGCATTGCCCAGGAGTTCGACATCCCTGCAGGCGGTGTTTTCTGTGTCACCAACTACTGCGACGAGAATGCGCATGCGGATTTTCTGAAAAACCACGACGAGGCGAAAGAGAAGCTGACACGCCACGTGAAACAACGCATCAAAGAGCTGACTGCCAGATAA